In the Streptomyces sp. cg36 genome, one interval contains:
- a CDS encoding DUF6397 family protein, with product MATTTAAEVTGKSVSLGRAAQLLELKRGELELAVQLGHVRVVREDVAARPRVAQEHLDRIRSAEGFPDALRERVRVVGTAEASQLLAIPAHRFTRLARGGHFTPVKCYLNRYRAVVWLYLAEELTDIALRHPALLFDRRLPKETLARLEAGDDRRPRNWRGRRAAMLLRRTVDPWERAAGISTTLDEAHLAEVVGDPYERAYLTRLRPDPFRGGPDSPAAQEIVGRLLLAQDPDEVLWYRMDLARTLEIARALRPAPRPEWERPVLVRPAGVRPLAADAAQTPRSAPSARISGSDRIPGPRPVQSEGAKLESTPSGAALPAPAASPTRTALLRPERVERATGPGRLRRGLARIRRPRGAARSASAKR from the coding sequence ATGGCCACCACGACGGCGGCCGAAGTGACCGGCAAATCAGTTTCCTTGGGGCGCGCGGCACAGCTGCTGGAGCTCAAGCGGGGCGAGTTGGAGCTGGCGGTCCAGCTGGGCCATGTCCGCGTCGTCCGCGAGGACGTCGCCGCGCGCCCACGGGTCGCGCAGGAGCATCTCGACCGCATCCGTTCCGCGGAGGGATTCCCGGACGCCCTGCGAGAACGGGTACGTGTGGTGGGCACGGCCGAGGCGTCCCAGCTCCTCGCGATCCCGGCCCACCGCTTCACCCGCCTCGCGCGCGGCGGCCACTTCACACCCGTCAAGTGCTATCTCAACCGCTATCGGGCCGTCGTCTGGCTTTACCTGGCCGAGGAGCTGACCGATATCGCCCTGCGCCACCCGGCGCTGCTCTTCGACCGGCGTCTGCCGAAGGAAACGCTCGCCAGGCTGGAAGCGGGTGACGACCGCCGCCCGCGCAACTGGCGGGGGCGCCGGGCCGCCATGCTGCTGCGCCGGACCGTAGACCCCTGGGAGCGGGCCGCGGGCATCTCCACCACGCTGGACGAGGCGCATCTGGCGGAGGTGGTCGGCGATCCGTACGAGCGGGCGTATCTGACCCGGCTGCGCCCGGATCCGTTCCGCGGCGGGCCGGATTCGCCCGCGGCTCAGGAGATCGTGGGGCGGTTGCTGCTGGCCCAGGACCCCGACGAGGTGCTGTGGTACCGGATGGATCTCGCCCGGACCCTGGAGATCGCCCGCGCGCTCCGCCCGGCGCCGCGCCCCGAGTGGGAGCGCCCCGTGCTGGTGCGGCCCGCCGGGGTGAGGCCACTCGCCGCGGATGCCGCCCAGACCCCTCGGAGTGCTCCGAGTGCTCGGATCTCTGGGAGTGATCGGATCCCCGGCCCTCGGCCCGTGCAGTCCGAGGGCGCGAAGCTTGAGAGCACCCCGTCCGGGGCGGCTCTCCCCGCTCCCGCCGCCTCCCCGACCCGCACCGCCTTGCTGCGCCCCGAACGTGTGGAGCGCGCCACGGGTCCTGGAAGGCTGCGGCGTGGGCTGGCGCGGATCAGGCGGCCCAGGGGCGCCGCCCGTTCGGCGTCCGCCAAGCGGTGA
- a CDS encoding roadblock/LC7 domain-containing protein has protein sequence MALNKELDWLLDDLTKRVEHVRHAIVLSNDGLVTGASADLPREDAEHLAAVSSGLHSLAKGSGRYFGAGQVRQTMVEFDEAVLFVTAAGEGSCLCVLGTAEADIGQIAYEMTLLVNRVGEHLGVSARRPGSPPPSSS, from the coding sequence ATGGCACTGAACAAGGAACTCGACTGGCTGCTCGACGACCTGACCAAGCGGGTCGAGCACGTACGGCACGCCATCGTCCTGTCCAACGACGGACTGGTCACGGGCGCCAGCGCGGATCTGCCCCGCGAGGACGCGGAGCATCTCGCGGCCGTGTCGTCCGGGCTGCACAGCCTGGCCAAGGGCTCCGGCCGCTATTTCGGCGCGGGGCAAGTGCGTCAGACGATGGTCGAGTTCGACGAGGCGGTCCTGTTCGTGACGGCGGCGGGCGAAGGCAGTTGTCTGTGCGTGCTCGGCACCGCCGAGGCCGACATCGGCCAGATCGCCTACGAGATGACCCTCCTGGTCAACCGCGTCGGAGAGCACCTGGGCGTCTCGGCCCGCCGCCCCGGCTCTCCGCCTCCTTCGAGCTCCTGA
- a CDS encoding class I SAM-dependent methyltransferase → MPHDHMHVQEFFGVRAADWDRRFPDDGPAYATAVAELRLRAGDAVLDAGCGTGRALPPLRDAVGPGGTVLGVDLTPEMLDAAARAGRDRAGRLVRGDVARLPLRANALDAVFGAGLISHLPEPAENLRELARVVRPGGQLALFHPIGRAALAQRQGRQLTPDDLRAEPHLRPLLATAGWRLTSYVDEDTRYLALAVREG, encoded by the coding sequence ATGCCCCATGACCACATGCACGTTCAGGAGTTCTTCGGTGTCCGGGCGGCGGATTGGGACCGTCGCTTCCCGGACGACGGACCGGCCTACGCGACTGCCGTCGCCGAGCTGAGGCTGCGGGCCGGGGACGCCGTTCTCGACGCCGGATGCGGTACCGGGCGCGCGCTGCCGCCGCTGCGGGACGCCGTGGGACCGGGCGGGACCGTGCTCGGAGTGGACCTGACGCCGGAGATGCTGGACGCGGCGGCGCGGGCCGGACGCGACCGGGCCGGACGGCTGGTACGGGGCGATGTGGCCCGCCTGCCGCTGCGGGCGAACGCGCTGGACGCCGTGTTCGGCGCCGGTCTCATCTCCCACCTGCCGGAACCCGCGGAAAATCTCCGGGAGTTGGCGCGGGTGGTGCGGCCGGGCGGGCAGCTGGCCCTCTTCCACCCCATCGGCCGCGCGGCCCTCGCCCAGCGCCAGGGCCGTCAGCTCACGCCGGACGACCTGCGGGCGGAACCGCATCTGCGGCCACTGCTCGCCACGGCCGGCTGGCGGTTGACGTCGTACGTGGACGAGGACACGCGCTACCTCGCGCTCGCGGTACGCGAAGGCTGA
- a CDS encoding alpha/beta fold hydrolase produces the protein MYVHGLGSASTVYHAHIAADPRLTFRRQLFVDLPGHGISDRPAHFGYSLEDHADALGAALDAAGVSGAELVGHSMGGAVAIVLAARRPDLVSRLVLTEANLDPNPAPTAGSSGIAAYTEEAFVDGGGFQAVLDRVGPLWAATMRLADPRALHRTALALVRGTEPTMRRLLMALPIDRTYLVGGIGDDLVDRAELVASGVRVEVVPNAGHNIMFDNPEAFIRAVVDGAAQ, from the coding sequence GTGTACGTCCACGGGCTCGGCTCGGCGTCGACCGTCTACCACGCGCACATCGCCGCCGACCCCCGGCTCACCTTCCGCAGGCAGCTGTTCGTGGACCTCCCCGGCCACGGCATCAGTGACCGCCCGGCCCACTTCGGGTACTCCCTGGAGGATCACGCCGACGCACTGGGCGCGGCCCTCGACGCGGCAGGTGTCTCCGGAGCCGAGCTCGTCGGGCACAGCATGGGCGGGGCCGTCGCGATCGTGCTGGCCGCCCGCCGCCCCGACCTGGTGTCCCGCCTGGTCCTCACCGAGGCCAACCTGGACCCCAACCCCGCGCCCACGGCGGGCAGCAGCGGCATCGCCGCGTATACCGAGGAGGCGTTCGTCGACGGCGGCGGCTTCCAGGCGGTCCTGGACCGGGTCGGCCCGCTGTGGGCGGCGACGATGCGACTCGCCGACCCGCGCGCTCTCCACCGCACGGCGCTCGCCCTCGTACGCGGTACCGAGCCCACCATGCGCCGACTGTTGATGGCGCTGCCCATCGACCGCACCTACCTCGTCGGCGGCATCGGCGACGACCTCGTCGACCGTGCGGAACTGGTCGCCTCCGGCGTACGGGTCGAGGTCGTCCCGAACGCCGGCCACAACATCATGTTCGACAACCCGGAGGCGTTCATCAGGGCGGTGGTGGACGGCGCCGCCCAGTGA
- a CDS encoding PadR family transcriptional regulator gives MLELAILGFLYEAPLHGYELRKRITALTGHVRPVAESTLYPAIKRLERAGLLTRETQPGAGAAPRHTLSLTEEGRAELLRRLAQPEQVEITDENRWFTLLAFLRHLPEADGQAAVLRRRLHFLEEPASFFYDGERPLRAEELDDPFRQGILTVARATSAAELKWLRSTLRSLGS, from the coding sequence ATGCTTGAACTCGCCATCCTGGGATTTCTGTATGAAGCGCCGCTGCACGGCTATGAGCTGCGCAAACGGATCACCGCACTGACCGGGCACGTACGTCCGGTCGCCGAGAGCACCCTGTATCCGGCGATCAAGCGGCTGGAGAGGGCGGGGTTGCTGACCCGCGAGACGCAGCCGGGGGCCGGGGCGGCGCCGCGCCACACGCTCTCGCTCACCGAGGAGGGCAGGGCGGAGCTCCTGCGGCGGCTCGCCCAGCCCGAGCAGGTCGAGATCACCGACGAGAACCGCTGGTTCACCCTGCTCGCGTTCCTGCGGCACCTGCCGGAGGCTGACGGGCAGGCAGCGGTTCTACGACGGCGGCTGCACTTCCTGGAGGAGCCCGCGAGCTTCTTCTACGACGGTGAACGGCCGCTCAGGGCAGAGGAGTTGGATGATCCCTTCCGGCAGGGGATCCTGACAGTGGCCCGTGCCACGAGTGCGGCGGAGTTGAAGTGGCTGCGGAGCACGCTCCGCTCCCTCGGTTCCTAG
- a CDS encoding SAM-dependent methyltransferase, whose translation MADADGGAGERGTDGPDVVCRPVGRVVGGRVEVADDRWGGESAVIRLDAEQFGPEALFGLADFSHLEVVYHFDRVSPDKIESGARRPRGNPDWPLVGIFAQRRKNRPNRLGVSRCRLVSVDGLDIRVSGLDAVDGTPVLDVKPYMAEFGPRGETVQPAWSTELMRDYYSGGE comes from the coding sequence ATGGCGGACGCGGACGGTGGAGCGGGCGAGCGCGGTACGGACGGCCCGGACGTGGTGTGCCGGCCGGTGGGGCGGGTGGTCGGCGGGCGCGTCGAGGTGGCCGACGACCGGTGGGGCGGCGAGTCGGCGGTGATCCGGCTCGATGCCGAACAGTTCGGCCCGGAGGCGCTGTTCGGGCTGGCCGACTTCTCCCACCTGGAAGTCGTCTACCACTTCGACCGGGTGTCGCCCGACAAGATCGAGTCAGGGGCGCGGCGACCGCGCGGCAACCCCGACTGGCCACTGGTCGGCATCTTCGCGCAGCGCCGCAAGAACCGGCCCAACCGGTTGGGCGTCTCCCGCTGCCGACTGGTCTCGGTCGACGGCCTCGACATCCGGGTCAGCGGCCTGGACGCGGTGGACGGCACGCCCGTCCTCGACGTCAAGCCTTACATGGCGGAGTTCGGCCCGCGCGGCGAAACGGTCCAGCCCGCCTGGTCGACGGAGCTGATGCGGGACTACTACAGCGGCGGCGAGTAG
- a CDS encoding SNF2-related protein: MYPRRSRSAVVKFEECVIAVHTLPAPTPSEIHELARCDVAFLPGDPARTGRIAFWHADGTTPQAFPDHIAELTVVAADAMPYEVRAVLLPVREALPVLTRARPRADASRAAAFWGTATLRALQLAARGLLLPGLSATDHDAWRIGPLGADELAHVRELAAAMPPEAHAVPLDGRTEDAVMLAEPEALLRRFLDAVADGLPRTAAAPLATGSPAYAAAAPLRMPEQRPWAAEVAAGHDAGVRISLRMELPGLESLAPEAAAPAFRAVLQLHSVSDPALVADAAEVWAESGPAVAAFGPRARMDALLALRRATRAWAPLAPLLSAAVPDAVELADEEVGELLGGAARALAAIGVPLHWPRQLARGFTTRAVIGATGEPAGDTSEAEEGAGDATRRLGGDGWSARPSVLSADALFSFEWRFALGDTRLTRAELDRLAEASRPVVRLRDQWVLIDPEDVRRARAAQDRKVTPLDALSTVLTGSTEVDGRRVEVEATGWLAALRDRLAEPEATRAHAVAQPAALTARLRGYQLRGLNWLADMTSLGLGGCLADDMGLGKTITLIALHLHRQGEPTTAGPTLVVCPTSLMGNWQREIEKFAPGTPVRRFHGGTRQLADLADGEFVLTTYGTMRLDAAKLGEAAWGMVVADEAQHIKNPRSATARQLRTIAARARVALTGTPVENNLSELWAILDWTTPGLLGRLGTFRTRYAQAVESGRDPAAAERLSRLVRPFLLRRRKSDPGIAPELPPKTETDRAVSLTKEQAGLYEAVVRETLAEIADADGFERRGLVVKLLTSLKQICNHPAQYLKEERPRIPDRSGKLELLDELVDTILSEDGAVLVFTQYVQMARLIERHLAGRGVATQFLHGGTPVARREEMVRRFQDGEVPVFLLSLKAAGTGLNLTRAGHVVHYDRWWNPAVEAQATDRAYRIGQTQPVQVHRLIAEGTIEDRIAEMLTRKRELADAVLGSGESAEAALTELSDAELADLVALRGSGR; the protein is encoded by the coding sequence GTGTACCCTCGGCGATCCCGGTCCGCAGTAGTCAAGTTTGAGGAATGTGTCATCGCCGTACACACGCTCCCCGCGCCCACACCCTCCGAGATCCATGAACTCGCCCGCTGCGACGTCGCCTTCCTGCCCGGCGACCCCGCCCGTACCGGCCGCATCGCCTTCTGGCACGCCGACGGCACAACCCCGCAAGCCTTCCCGGACCACATCGCGGAGCTGACCGTGGTCGCGGCCGACGCCATGCCGTACGAAGTACGGGCGGTGCTGCTGCCCGTACGGGAGGCGCTGCCCGTGCTCACCCGGGCGCGGCCCCGGGCGGATGCCTCGCGCGCCGCCGCGTTCTGGGGGACGGCGACCCTGCGCGCGCTGCAGCTCGCCGCGCGCGGACTCCTGCTGCCCGGCCTCTCCGCCACCGACCACGACGCCTGGCGGATCGGGCCGCTGGGCGCCGACGAACTGGCACACGTGCGCGAGCTGGCCGCCGCCATGCCGCCGGAGGCGCACGCGGTGCCGCTCGACGGCCGCACCGAGGACGCGGTAATGCTGGCGGAGCCCGAGGCGCTGCTGCGGCGGTTCCTGGACGCGGTGGCGGACGGGCTGCCGCGCACTGCGGCGGCCCCGCTGGCCACCGGCTCGCCCGCGTACGCCGCCGCCGCGCCCCTGCGGATGCCCGAGCAGCGGCCCTGGGCCGCGGAGGTGGCCGCCGGGCACGACGCGGGCGTACGCATCTCGCTGCGGATGGAGCTGCCCGGCCTGGAGTCCCTGGCGCCCGAGGCAGCGGCCCCGGCGTTCCGTGCCGTGCTCCAGTTGCACAGCGTCAGCGATCCGGCGCTGGTGGCGGACGCGGCCGAGGTGTGGGCCGAGTCCGGCCCGGCCGTCGCGGCCTTCGGCCCGCGCGCGCGGATGGACGCGCTGCTCGCGCTGCGTCGCGCCACGCGCGCGTGGGCACCGCTCGCACCACTGCTCTCGGCCGCCGTGCCGGACGCCGTGGAGCTGGCCGACGAGGAGGTGGGAGAGCTGCTCGGCGGGGCCGCGCGCGCACTGGCCGCGATCGGCGTTCCCCTGCACTGGCCCCGGCAGTTGGCGCGCGGGTTCACCACGCGCGCGGTGATCGGGGCCACGGGGGAACCGGCCGGGGACACGTCGGAGGCGGAAGAAGGTGCCGGGGACGCCACCCGGCGACTTGGCGGCGACGGCTGGTCGGCGCGCCCGTCCGTGCTGTCGGCGGACGCCCTGTTCTCCTTCGAGTGGCGGTTCGCGCTCGGCGACACCCGCCTCACGCGCGCGGAGCTGGACCGGCTGGCCGAGGCCAGCCGCCCGGTGGTGCGGCTGCGCGACCAGTGGGTGCTCATCGACCCCGAGGACGTCCGCCGCGCGCGTGCCGCGCAGGACCGCAAGGTGACCCCGCTCGACGCGCTCAGCACCGTACTGACGGGCTCTACGGAGGTGGACGGGCGCCGGGTCGAGGTGGAGGCGACGGGGTGGCTCGCCGCGCTGCGCGACCGGCTCGCCGAACCCGAGGCCACGCGCGCGCACGCGGTGGCGCAGCCCGCCGCGCTCACCGCGCGGCTGCGCGGCTACCAGCTGCGCGGCCTCAACTGGCTGGCCGACATGACCTCCCTGGGCCTGGGCGGCTGTCTCGCCGACGACATGGGCCTCGGCAAGACGATCACCCTGATCGCCCTGCATCTGCACCGTCAGGGCGAGCCGACGACCGCGGGTCCCACCCTCGTGGTCTGCCCGACCTCGCTGATGGGCAACTGGCAGCGCGAGATCGAGAAGTTCGCCCCGGGCACGCCCGTACGCCGCTTCCACGGCGGCACCAGGCAGCTGGCGGACCTGGCGGACGGCGAGTTCGTCCTGACGACGTACGGGACGATGCGGCTGGACGCCGCGAAGCTCGGCGAGGCGGCGTGGGGCATGGTCGTCGCGGACGAGGCCCAGCACATCAAGAACCCGCGTTCGGCGACCGCGCGGCAGCTGCGCACGATCGCCGCACGCGCGCGCGTGGCGCTCACCGGCACGCCCGTCGAGAACAACCTCTCCGAGCTGTGGGCGATCCTCGACTGGACGACGCCGGGACTGCTCGGCAGGCTCGGCACATTCCGCACCCGGTATGCGCAGGCCGTCGAGAGCGGCCGGGACCCGGCGGCGGCCGAACGACTGTCCCGCCTGGTCAGACCGTTTCTGCTGCGTCGGCGCAAGTCCGATCCGGGCATCGCGCCTGAGCTGCCGCCCAAGACCGAGACGGACCGCGCCGTCTCCCTCACCAAGGAGCAGGCCGGGCTCTACGAGGCGGTGGTGCGCGAGACCCTGGCGGAGATCGCGGACGCCGACGGCTTCGAGCGGCGCGGCCTGGTGGTCAAGCTCCTCACCTCGCTGAAGCAGATCTGCAACCATCCCGCGCAGTACCTCAAGGAGGAGCGGCCCCGCATCCCCGACCGCTCCGGCAAGCTCGAACTGCTCGACGAGCTGGTGGACACCATCCTCTCCGAGGACGGCGCGGTGCTGGTCTTCACCCAGTACGTGCAGATGGCACGGCTCATCGAGCGGCATCTGGCGGGACGCGGGGTGGCCACCCAGTTCCTGCACGGCGGTACGCCGGTGGCGCGGCGCGAGGAGATGGTGCGGCGCTTCCAGGACGGTGAAGTCCCGGTGTTCCTGCTCTCGTTGAAGGCGGCCGGAACCGGTCTGAACCTCACCCGCGCGGGCCATGTCGTCCACTACGACCGCTGGTGGAACCCGGCCGTGGAGGCACAGGCCACCGACCGCGCGTACCGGATCGGCCAGACCCAGCCGGTGCAGGTCCACCGCCTGATCGCCGAGGGCACGATCGAGGACCGCATCGCCGAGATGCTGACGCGCAAGCGCGAGCTGGCGGACGCGGTCCTGGGCTCCGGGGAATCGGCCGAGGCAGCCCTGACCGAACTGTCCGACGCCGAGCTGGCGGATCTGGTGGCACTGCGAGGGAGCGGACGATGA
- a CDS encoding SWF or SNF family helicase — protein MSTYDSERSSGPNPDADGDSEERVFAALAPAPGRGFAGTWWGRAWLKALEETALDGRQLKKGRRYAREGAVGAVSVRPGRITAVVRDPDGTSYRSDVMLQRLSEDGWDGFLAMAVERAGHVAALLDRDMPPHLVEDAATAGVELLPGLGDLEPECSCEAWDHCSHTAALCYQVARLLDEDPFVLFLMRGRGERALLRELEERSAAPASSYAPPVAPLGVAAVDAFAARDIVPPLPPVPEIPREPGTPPRLDTESDPAPGVDPAALEFLAADAARRAWALLAEALAPGHELQPPGWELTEAQDAVRLAAGCEDRRVRERLAAGSGRRAAELEVAVRAWRHGGAPALAVLEEEWTPGPEALARARDALARAWQDEERPALRSAGPNRWTVLGSGVQLRLDRDGRWWPYREEGGAWVPAGPADADPGAALAGVTGAEEG, from the coding sequence ATGAGCACGTACGACAGCGAGAGGTCCTCGGGACCGAACCCCGACGCGGACGGCGACTCGGAGGAGCGCGTCTTCGCGGCCCTCGCGCCCGCGCCGGGACGGGGTTTCGCCGGTACGTGGTGGGGGCGGGCCTGGCTGAAGGCGCTGGAGGAGACCGCACTCGACGGCCGGCAGCTCAAGAAGGGCCGCCGCTACGCGCGCGAAGGCGCGGTGGGCGCCGTGTCGGTGCGGCCCGGGCGGATCACGGCGGTCGTGCGCGACCCCGACGGCACGTCCTACCGCAGCGACGTGATGCTCCAGCGGCTCTCCGAGGACGGCTGGGACGGCTTCCTGGCCATGGCGGTCGAGCGGGCCGGACATGTCGCGGCGCTGCTGGACCGCGACATGCCGCCGCATCTGGTGGAGGACGCGGCGACGGCGGGCGTGGAGCTGCTGCCGGGGCTCGGCGATCTGGAGCCCGAGTGCAGCTGCGAGGCGTGGGACCACTGCTCGCACACGGCGGCGCTCTGCTACCAGGTGGCGCGGCTGCTGGACGAGGACCCGTTCGTCCTGTTCCTGATGCGCGGGCGGGGCGAGCGCGCCCTGCTCAGAGAGCTGGAGGAGCGCAGTGCGGCGCCCGCCTCGTCGTACGCGCCGCCGGTCGCGCCCCTCGGGGTGGCGGCGGTGGACGCGTTCGCTGCGCGGGACATCGTGCCGCCGCTGCCCCCCGTGCCGGAGATACCGCGCGAGCCCGGTACGCCTCCCCGTCTCGACACCGAGTCCGACCCGGCGCCCGGCGTCGATCCGGCCGCACTGGAGTTCCTGGCGGCGGACGCGGCGCGCCGGGCGTGGGCGCTCCTGGCGGAGGCGCTGGCTCCGGGGCATGAACTCCAGCCGCCCGGGTGGGAGCTGACGGAGGCCCAGGACGCGGTGCGCCTGGCGGCGGGTTGCGAGGACCGGCGGGTACGGGAGCGGCTGGCGGCCGGTTCGGGGCGGCGGGCGGCCGAGTTGGAGGTGGCCGTGCGGGCCTGGCGGCACGGCGGCGCCCCGGCCCTGGCCGTACTGGAGGAGGAGTGGACGCCCGGACCGGAGGCCCTGGCCCGTGCCCGCGACGCCCTCGCCCGCGCCTGGCAGGACGAGGAGCGGCCCGCCCTGCGCTCGGCCGGCCCGAACCGCTGGACCGTGCTCGGCAGCGGCGTACAGTTGCGGCTCGACCGGGACGGACGGTGGTGGCCCTACCGCGAGGAAGGCGGGGCCTGGGTCCCGGCCGGACCGGCGGACGCCGATCCGGGGGCGGCGCTGGCGGGCGTCACAGGTGCCGAGGAGGGCTGA
- a CDS encoding N-acetylmuramoyl-L-alanine amidase: MDRRRLLQGAAATVGAGLLFPATRAQAAADTDDPDAHWVPASASNFTASQRPSSYRIDRVVIHVTQESFSNTLAIFQNPAKKVSAHYVVRSADGYTAQMVRERDIAWHAGNWDYNTRSIGIEHEGWVDQPAYFTNALYERSARLTAALCDRLGIPKDREHIVGHYQVPGTDHTDPGSNWDWVRYIRLVNFA; this comes from the coding sequence GTGGACCGCAGAAGACTCCTCCAGGGCGCCGCCGCGACCGTGGGCGCCGGGCTGCTCTTTCCCGCCACGCGCGCGCAGGCGGCGGCCGACACGGACGATCCGGACGCGCACTGGGTGCCGGCCTCGGCCTCCAACTTCACGGCCTCGCAGCGCCCTTCCTCGTACCGGATCGACCGCGTGGTCATCCATGTGACGCAGGAGTCGTTCAGCAACACGCTCGCCATCTTCCAGAACCCGGCGAAGAAGGTGTCCGCCCACTACGTGGTGCGCTCCGCCGACGGCTACACGGCGCAGATGGTGCGCGAGCGCGACATCGCCTGGCACGCGGGGAACTGGGACTACAACACCCGCAGCATCGGCATCGAGCACGAGGGCTGGGTGGACCAGCCCGCCTACTTCACGAACGCGCTGTACGAGCGGTCGGCCCGGCTCACCGCCGCCCTCTGCGACCGGCTCGGCATTCCCAAGGACCGGGAGCACATCGTCGGCCACTACCAGGTGCCCGGCACCGACCACACCGACCCGGGGAGCAACTGGGACTGGGTACGCTACATCCGCCTGGTCAACTTCGCCTGA
- a CDS encoding GAF domain-containing protein has product MTETRYESWVALEAGADPVERTGELRRAHEAFTSAGRVVRPVRPLVAASWRRSVRAKVSPDGTAGVELGEDELAAYRDEHPLARVMPVIRELMDVYARDGDHLVAVCDAQGRLLWVEGPAATRREAGRMNFVPGARWAESEVGTNAPGTALAEDRPVQVFSAEHFRRPVHPWTCAAAPLHDPRTGRLLGAVDITGGDGLAHPHSLAFVQAVARAAEAELALLTPPPGDAVHLSALGRDEALLVAGGRKVRLSRRHSELLVLLSRHPEGLTGDQLLIDLYEDETVTPVTIRAELSRLRRLLGPDLLASRPYRLAQRLDADFDTVARRLASGAVAAAMGAYAGPLLPGSQAPAVVRLRARLAGQLRAALVERGDPGLLADWTRSPWGEDDATVLRALADALPECQQGPVWARLNELGEGREFL; this is encoded by the coding sequence TTGACCGAGACGCGGTACGAGTCGTGGGTCGCCCTGGAAGCGGGCGCCGACCCCGTCGAGCGCACCGGCGAACTGCGGCGCGCCCACGAGGCGTTCACCTCGGCGGGCCGGGTGGTGCGGCCCGTGCGTCCGCTGGTGGCCGCGTCCTGGCGGCGTTCGGTGCGGGCCAAGGTCAGCCCCGACGGCACGGCCGGGGTGGAACTCGGCGAGGACGAGCTGGCGGCCTACCGCGACGAGCACCCGCTCGCCCGGGTGATGCCGGTGATCAGGGAGTTGATGGACGTCTACGCCCGGGACGGCGATCATCTGGTCGCCGTCTGCGACGCGCAGGGGCGACTGCTCTGGGTCGAGGGCCCGGCGGCGACGCGGCGCGAGGCGGGCCGGATGAACTTCGTGCCCGGCGCCCGGTGGGCGGAGTCCGAGGTCGGCACCAACGCGCCCGGGACCGCCCTGGCCGAGGACCGGCCCGTACAGGTCTTCTCCGCCGAGCACTTCCGGCGCCCGGTGCACCCCTGGACCTGCGCGGCGGCGCCGCTGCACGACCCGCGCACGGGCCGGCTGCTCGGCGCGGTGGACATCACCGGCGGCGACGGCCTGGCGCATCCGCACAGCCTGGCCTTCGTCCAGGCGGTGGCCCGCGCGGCGGAGGCGGAACTCGCGCTGCTCACCCCGCCCCCGGGCGACGCGGTGCACCTCAGCGCCCTCGGCCGGGACGAGGCGCTGCTGGTCGCGGGTGGCCGCAAGGTCCGGCTCAGCCGCCGCCACAGCGAACTCCTGGTCCTGCTCTCCCGCCACCCCGAGGGCCTGACGGGTGATCAGCTCCTGATCGATCTGTACGAGGACGAGACGGTCACCCCGGTGACGATCCGGGCCGAGCTCTCCCGGCTGCGCCGCCTGCTGGGCCCCGACCTGCTCGCCTCGCGCCCGTACCGGCTGGCCCAGCGCCTGGACGCCGACTTCGACACCGTCGCCCGCCGACTCGCCTCGGGCGCGGTCGCGGCGGCGATGGGCGCGTACGCGGGCCCGCTGCTGCCCGGCTCACAGGCACCCGCGGTGGTGCGCCTCCGTGCCCGCCTCGCCGGACAGCTGCGCGCGGCCCTCGTCGAACGCGGCGACCCGGGCCTGCTCGCCGACTGGACGCGCAGCCCGTGGGGCGAGGACGACGCGACGGTGTTGCGGGCACTGGCGGACGCGCTGCCGGAGTGTCAGCAGGGGCCGGTGTGGGCGAGGTTGAACGAGCTCGGGGAGGGACGGGAGTTCCTGTAG